The nucleotide window GACGGTTGCCGAACTCGCGACAACGCCGCAGCGGCCCAGCTACGCCGATACCGAGCGTCAAAGTGGTGGAGTTCGGCGTCAGTTGACCGTTCGATTGGGCGTGACGGTCAAGCCGGGGCCGGTCGTTGTGGACGCGTCAGGCCAGCCGACCAGTTGGAGCGAGCGATTGCAATTGACCGACGTCAAGGCAGGCGGGGCAGCGGCGTTGGGCGGGCTGAGGGTGGGCGATCGATTGCTGAAGATCGACGACCATGAGATTCGGCAATTGGACGATTTGTACGAACAATTGCGTCAACAATCGCCCGGCGACATCGTGCCGATCGATGTGCTGCGTGGTGGCATCGTCACCCGCGTCGATGTTCGCATGCAGCCCCGTTAAGAGGCCACTAAAAAAGGGGCTTGCACGGCAAAAATGTTTGCCCCCCCCCCGCATCGAGTACAACGAGTCCCTGCCAGTCAGAGAACTCGCTGATGGGGGCTAAATGTGGTGACGAAAGAATCCTTTTCTGGAATGGCGGAACGTCGGACCGTTGGCATCAGGGCGATTCTTGTTTTTGCTGTCTCGGTCGTCTTTTGCATTGGGAACTCGCGGACCGTTCATGGAGCGGAAACGCGATCCTCCATTCCTGTCGTGCTTCGAGAAACTCAGCCCAATCTCTTCGAAGCGAGAGTGAATCTGGACGGAATCGAAATCAATTCGAATCGTTCGGTTGTCTTGAAACTGAGTAATCCTGACGGCAACTCGCCAATCACCTTTTCCAAGCCTGTGGCGTCTTGCGGATGCCTGCAGGTCGCTGTGTCGGACACTCGACTGCCGGCAGGAGGAGAAATTGAGATTGTTTTGAAAGTTGCGGTCGATCGCAACCAAAAGGCACCGATCTGGCGGCAAACAGTCTCTTTTGATTCTAAAAAACCAGGCGATTCCATCGTCAAGCTTGAAATCGTTAGCCGCGTCAACGGGTTATTGCGTTTTGACGATGACCGTTTTCTCGTTCAACTCTATGAACACTCTGTTGATGATGGTGATCCCAAGCTGCTTGAGAGGCGTTTCGCATTCTATGCGACGGAACCGATTCAGATTGATAAGCTTCAACTGATACAAAATCAAAGCGATCCCGCGGTAAGCGTTTCAATCGACCCATTGGATGCGGAACGTGGAGAATTGGTATTGAGAATTGGTATTGAGAATTGATGAAACGCACATTGGTGACAAGGGCGTCAAGCTTTCTTGTCAGCTTCGGGATCCAGAGTCTGGGCAAACGGCGAGCCTGTCCGGGGTGGTGGTCCGACGCAGTGCCGTCTCGGTCGTACCGTCAATCCTTCGTGTCGTCCGCAACGAGGATGGAAAACTCGACGCCCACGTTATTGTTTTAAACCATGCAGCGGACCGGCAATCCCATGATGAAGGCGATCCCAAAGAGGCATCTCCTATTGCGATCGAGGCGTCGTTGGCGGGACGGAAATTGCGGACCAGGGTGACTCAGGCAGGCAAGGGGTTTGCGCGAGTGGGGATTCGGATTCCCGAAGAACTGATTTCCCAGCTCAACGAATTGTCAAAACCGCAGATGAGCATCCAGGTCTATTGGGGCGATCGACGGATGGCGACAAAACACAAATTGCTGCCCGTTTCAACGTTTCAATCCGTGCTTGCTGAATGAACATCGGCATAGATCATGGCCTGTGCTTGATCATCGATGAACTAGAGGAATGTTTGGGTTGTGTTTGGTGACGATGCGTCGGGAATCATGACTTCCACCAGCGGTAGAAGAAATATGCGTCTGCTAGTTTTTCTCAGTTGTTTTATTGCCCTGCCCGCCTCCTGCGACGGGCAGTCCTTCGAGACTTTGACGTCCGAAGAATCGCAGACGCTGGCCAGTTCATTGTTGACAGGTCTGCTGGGCAACAATCGGGCCATCGAGAATTTTGATGTTTCCATTTCGCATGAGCACAACTCGTTCGGCTTGAACGGAGTTGGGGCTCAGATGGAAGTGCAGGCTCGGTTGCTTCGTGACGGCGTGGAAGGGAAGCAATTGGGCGTCTGGTTGACGCGTATCGATCGACGCTCCGATGATGAACAGATCGATACAAACCAATCTGTTCGTGCCTTGATGGCGTCTGGCCAGAACAACTTCTTCGTTGCTTTGCGTGGGAAAGTTGCAGAGGTCGGGCGAGAAACCTGGCAGAGGATGCTGCCGCGGTTTCAGTGGCCGAGCTTTGAAAGTCTCTCGCTTCGCAGGTTCCCCGATTCCAAACCGGGTTCTGCGGGCGGCATTGAATACTGGGACGCCGCCATAGCTTCTGGGGCCACATTATCGGCAGAGCACTTGCAAAGCGGCAACATTCAGGTTGACCACGCCACGCCGATGGAGACCGGAGGCGATATTTTGTATCGGTGGATTTTTTCACCGCAGACAATGATGCCCAAGTCTGTTGTGATTCGAATCCGCTACGTGGAAGACGACAACTTCTTTGTCTCGCAGCGAACGGTTTTTCAATGGCAGAAGATGGGTGCCGTCTATGTTCCGACGCAAATCACGCGAAGCGAACGCCAAAAAGAAACCGATTCTTCCGGTAAAAAGTGGCCTTACGAGGTGACCGACGATTTCGAGTTTCGGTGGAACACTTTGAATGAATCGATTAAGAGTTTCGACTTCACCAAAAAAGCATTATTGGATTTAAAACCCGAAGAATTTGTCGTTCAGTCGGCAACGCAGGGCTTGGCTGCACCGGAAGAAGGTTGACTGGGCGCAAAAGGTTGTCGCGGGTCGCTTTCGTCCCGCCCAAGGACAATGGCTATCGCAGACCAGGCCGACGATGCATCACACGTAGGGGCATGCTAGGCACTGTTTATCAAGTGGTAACCCGAAGCGTCAGCGAGGGGCCGAAGTTATTCATTCGTCAAGAATCCCTCGCTGACGCGTCGGGTTACCGTTTTCATTGGCCTTCGTCTTGAATTGATAAACAGTGCCTAACGCATTTTGGCGTAGGCAACGTCAAGAAGCGTTGTCCGATCTTGCTCCTCGATAGACAGGCAACGTGACGCTACTTTCGTCTAACGAAAGGCGACAATGAAAAACCCGCCGGCGGCTAGGACTTCTTAGCAAAGGCGCGTTTCAGTTCGTCCAAGCCGGTCAGGCCACGGGCGACGGTCAGCACCGCTTCGGCTTGGATGTTCTTGTGGCCTTCGGCTTTGGCCACCGCGTATAGCTTGGCGATGTCGCGGGTCTTGGTGAATGCGTCGCGCAGTTTCGGCCCCGGTTGCAAATACTCGAACACTGCGATGCGTCCGAAGTAGCCGCGACCGTTGCACACGTGGCACGGTTCGATCGGTGCCGGTCGGCCTTTTTCGTCGACCTGTTGTTCGATCGGCGGGGGAACGAAAGGCTGGTATAGCAACGCCACGCGGCCGGCGGGAATCCCCAGTTGAGCCAACAGTTTCGGCGGCGGTTCGAAACCGACTTTGCAGTTTTCGCACAGTCGTCGGATCAGTTTTTGGCTGGTCACGCCACGCAAGTGCTTCAGGATTTCGGCGGTCTGTTGCGGATACTTGGCCAGCAATCGCACCACGGCTTCGATCGCGTTGCCGGCGACCATGCGAGTGATCAGTTGCTTTTCTGCGGTCTCGCACTGTGCCAGGGTCTTTTCCAACGACTCCGGCTGGGGCAACTCGGGGAACAGCAAGACGTCGGGTTCACGAAGGATCAACCGGCTGAGCAAACTGGTTTCCGTTTCCCCGGTGTCACCGCCATAGAAGTTGGCCGAGACGTTGATGATTTCCGGTTCCGGCTTTTCTTTGTCTTCCAACGCCTGAAAGTCACGGACGAACTTGTCCGCTTCGTTCATCGCGACCCACCAAGTCGTGGTCAGGCCTTCGGATTTTGGTGCGCTGACGACCATCATCGAACTGGATGAATTCAAGCCTTCCTTGAAGGCTTCGATCATCTTGTCGCGCATGCCCAAGTCGGCCAGTTTTTCAAACGGCATCTTTTTTGGGGCGACCACGACCAGGACGCGTTCGCCGGTCTTGACACCTTGGGAACGTACGCTGATGTCGAATTTTTCCTTGTTCGCCTTGAGGTCACATTCGCCCTTTTGTGCGCTGCGGCGGTCGGCCGGGTTCATGTAGCAAAGCTGTTTCAAGGCGTACAGCATTGCATCGCCGGTTTCGCGATCCAGCGGTGGCATGGATTCCCAGGCCCCGTCGATCTGGTAGCGGATCGCACAGGCGGTTTGCGAAAAGTCCAACAGCACTTGGCTGGCACGATTGGCGATCGCGTGTCCGATTTGTCCGGCGATGACTTCGAAACCGGCGCCCTGTCGCGCGGCGACCAAGGTGGCTTGGGAATCACTGGACGAAGGTCCGCGGGGCGAAAATTCGACCGGCCGGACGGTTTGCCAGGGCTGCAGTTCTTCCTGCTTGACGGATTTTCGTGCCATGCGGGGGTGGATCGCGAGAAGATGGTCAAAGTGATGGTGATGGCGGCAAGGACGCCTAGATTAATTCAACGGCCCGGGGCTGACTGCCCCCGAAGGCCGGAATGTCGCGGGGCAGCCGGCGCGCGGCTGCCGCAAAAACGGAACGATCGGAATCAGATGATCCCCGGCGCTTTGACGTCGATGCCCTTGAGCGCCATCTTCAGCGAATCCTTGTTCGGCGCGACGGCAAAGGCGGTGGGACGATCGATTAATTCGTCGTCGATCAATTGTTTCAGCGACATTGTGAAGTCCTGCATGCCGTCTTCGGCACCGATCCGGATCGCATCGGGCAGTTTGTTGTCGTGGCCTTCCAAGACCAATTTCCGAATCATCGGGGTGAACGTCATCACTTCGCACGTCGGCACCCGCGAGACCCCCGGCTTGATGCTGCGCAGCAGTTTCTGTGCAACGATGCCTTTCATGTTGAACGCGATCGCGCTGCGGATGGCGTTATGCATTTCTTCGGGGAACAAGTCCAGGATCCGGCCGATCGTGGTTGACGCACTGGATGCGTGAATCGTTCCGAACACCAAGTGACCGGTTTCGGCGGCGTGGATGGCCGTCATGAAAGTTTCTTCATCCCGAAGCTCGCCGACCAGGATGATGTCGGGGTCTTCCCGCACCGCGTGCTTCATGCCGACGCCAAAGTCGATGACGTCTTGACCGATTTCACGCTGGTTAATCAGCGATTTGTCTTCGGTGAAAATGAATTCGATCGGGTCTTCCAGCGTCAGGATGTGCTTGCGGTAAATGCTGTTGATGTAGTTCAGCATCGAACCGATGGTCGTCGACTTGCCACTGCCCGTCACACCGGCCAGCAAGATCATGCCTTGTTCAAAGTGGCACAGGCTTTCGATCGACTCGGGCAAAAACAGGCCGCGGAAATCGGGGATGAAGTTATTGATCCGCCGGGCGACCAAACCGATGTTGCCCAGGGATTTCAGCATGTTCACCCGGAATCGCCAATTCACGCCGTCGACCTGACACAGGTACGCAAAGTCGGCACCGCCTTCTTCTTCAAAGATCTTCAAGTTCCGATGGTCCATCATCGGGATCAACAGCCGCACCATTTCTTCCGCTTCGATGGGCGGGCGGTTCAGCGGTTTCAGTTCACCGCCGACACGCACCATCGGTGGTTGGCCGACTTTCAGGTGCAAGTCGGAACCTTCCAGTTTGACCAGGGCGCGAAAGATCTTGTCGACCTCCAGTTCCTCACGGTCCTTCAACAGACTTTCGGTCAGCCGAGCCGCAATCGCTTCTGCCGAATTGTCATCGAAGTGGGGGCCGTGGTGATCAGCCTTTTGGGAGGATTGGTGTGACATCGATTCCCCGATGGAGCGCAGTATGAGGTTGATGGTGGATGTGGTTTGGACGGCGACAGGTCCGAAAGCCCGATGGCCCGGCTTGTCGTATTCCCCCGGCGATCGACACGCCATCAATCAAGGGGTGTCGTCGAATCGGCCCCTTGGGTCGCCAGGCGACGTGCCGTATGGGTGGTTTTGAGCGGTCCGACGGGACATTCATCCCGCCACGAAGGCTGCCAAGGGTGTAAGAGGAGCACTTGTCAGTCTAAGCGGTTTCACGTCGACGACAAATCGTATCGACCGGTTCGTTTCGCAAAACCGGCCGGGCCGCGACAGGTTTTGACGCCACCGCCGCCGGGACGCCGCGACGAACTGGCTGCCGTTAAGGGCCGATCGGTGTATTCGTCACCGCCATTAGGACCTGATCTTTCGTACCATTTCGCCGTTTCCCCTTCTATTTACGGGGCGCCAGCTATACTCGCATCCAGCACAGGGCTACTTGTCGAACCCAATGATCTGCCCCTAAGGCCATCGATTCGTATGACCGAAAACAACGCCAAACCTTCGGCACCCGCCAAGTCAGAATCTCGGGTGACCGAGGATGTGGTCACTCTGGACGTTCTGCAAATTCTGTTTCGCCAGCGGTGGCTGATCGCCTTTTTGACCCTGGCCGGTCTGGCCGCCGGCGTCGCCTATGCCCTGCAAGCCCGCGTGTGGTACGAGTCGACCGCCCGCGTGTTGATCAACGAAAAAAGCTCGGGTTTGGCCAGTTCGTCGTCCAACGAGATGGTCGAGGAAGACATTCTGGCCAATCACATCGAACTGCTGCTGAGCCGCAAGATCGTCGGTGAAGCGATGGCGGCCAAAGACGATGACGGCAATTCGCTGATGACGTTGCCCTCGGTTGTCGAGCACCTGGATCCGGAAATCGAAACCGTCGACGCGGTCGACTACGTGATCGACCACATGGAAGTCGTCAAAGGCGGCGAAGGTGGTGCGAAGACCGCACGGACGCTGCGAATCAGTTTGAACCACACCGAACCGGAAGACGCCCAGCGATTGTTGACCGCGGTGCTGCAGACCTACAGCCGCTATCTGGATCAACAGATCAGCGACATGATGGATTTGGCGACCGCGAAGATCAACGAAGCCAAGAACGAAGTCGAAGGCGAACTGCACATCGCGGAAAAGAAGTACTTGGAACACCGCCAAACGGCGCCCATGTTGTTCCAGGGCGAAGGCAGCAGCAATGTCTATCAGGACAAGTATCGCCGACTGCAAGACGAACTGATCGAT belongs to Crateriforma spongiae and includes:
- a CDS encoding ATPase, T2SS/T4P/T4SS family encodes the protein MARKSVKQEELQPWQTVRPVEFSPRGPSSSDSQATLVAARQGAGFEVIAGQIGHAIANRASQVLLDFSQTACAIRYQIDGAWESMPPLDRETGDAMLYALKQLCYMNPADRRSAQKGECDLKANKEKFDISVRSQGVKTGERVLVVVAPKKMPFEKLADLGMRDKMIEAFKEGLNSSSSMMVVSAPKSEGLTTTWWVAMNEADKFVRDFQALEDKEKPEPEIINVSANFYGGDTGETETSLLSRLILREPDVLLFPELPQPESLEKTLAQCETAEKQLITRMVAGNAIEAVVRLLAKYPQQTAEILKHLRGVTSQKLIRRLCENCKVGFEPPPKLLAQLGIPAGRVALLYQPFVPPPIEQQVDEKGRPAPIEPCHVCNGRGYFGRIAVFEYLQPGPKLRDAFTKTRDIAKLYAVAKAEGHKNIQAEAVLTVARGLTGLDELKRAFAKKS
- a CDS encoding type IV pilus twitching motility protein PilT — protein: MSHQSSQKADHHGPHFDDNSAEAIAARLTESLLKDREELEVDKIFRALVKLEGSDLHLKVGQPPMVRVGGELKPLNRPPIEAEEMVRLLIPMMDHRNLKIFEEEGGADFAYLCQVDGVNWRFRVNMLKSLGNIGLVARRINNFIPDFRGLFLPESIESLCHFEQGMILLAGVTGSGKSTTIGSMLNYINSIYRKHILTLEDPIEFIFTEDKSLINQREIGQDVIDFGVGMKHAVREDPDIILVGELRDEETFMTAIHAAETGHLVFGTIHASSASTTIGRILDLFPEEMHNAIRSAIAFNMKGIVAQKLLRSIKPGVSRVPTCEVMTFTPMIRKLVLEGHDNKLPDAIRIGAEDGMQDFTMSLKQLIDDELIDRPTAFAVAPNKDSLKMALKGIDVKAPGII